In Lautropia mirabilis, one DNA window encodes the following:
- a CDS encoding 3-deoxy-7-phosphoheptulonate synthase, with the protein MTTAARTATPLDPSSTRRVDDTRMKAIRPLITPALLQEWLPAPDTTTQLVEDSRAAVCRILSGQDDRLLVVVGPCSIHDHAQAMDYARQLKAQADALSDDLLILMRVYFEKPRTTVGWKGYINDPHMDDSYAINQGLEMARRLLLDVLQLGMPVATEFLDLLSPQFISELISWGAIGARTTESQSHRQLASGLSCPVGFKNGTDGGVKVAADAILAAQASHAFMGITKMGVAAIFETHGNPYCHIILRGGKAPNYSAADVNAACQLLAKNGLREQVMIDFSHANSSKQHRRQIDVAQDVAGQIAAGDARITGVMIESHLNEGRQDIVPGQPLQYGVSVTDACLSMEQTIPVLQTLAQAVRKRRQTQGR; encoded by the coding sequence ATGACCACCGCAGCACGCACGGCCACCCCGCTCGACCCCAGCAGCACCCGCCGGGTGGACGACACCCGCATGAAGGCGATACGCCCCCTCATCACCCCGGCCCTGCTGCAGGAATGGCTGCCTGCCCCCGACACCACCACCCAGCTTGTCGAGGACAGCCGTGCAGCCGTCTGCCGCATCCTCTCCGGCCAGGATGATCGCCTGCTGGTCGTCGTCGGCCCCTGCTCCATCCATGACCACGCCCAGGCCATGGACTACGCCCGCCAGCTCAAGGCGCAGGCCGACGCCCTCTCCGACGACCTGCTCATCCTGATGCGTGTCTACTTCGAGAAGCCCCGCACCACCGTCGGCTGGAAGGGCTACATCAACGACCCGCACATGGACGACAGCTACGCCATCAACCAGGGCCTGGAAATGGCCCGCAGGCTGCTGCTGGACGTGCTGCAGCTCGGCATGCCCGTCGCCACCGAATTCCTCGACCTGCTCTCGCCCCAGTTCATCAGCGAACTCATCAGCTGGGGCGCCATCGGCGCACGCACCACCGAAAGCCAGAGCCACCGCCAGCTGGCCAGCGGCCTGTCCTGTCCCGTGGGCTTCAAGAACGGCACCGACGGCGGCGTGAAAGTGGCAGCCGACGCCATTCTGGCCGCCCAGGCCTCACACGCCTTCATGGGCATCACCAAGATGGGCGTGGCCGCCATCTTCGAGACCCACGGCAACCCCTACTGCCACATCATCCTGCGCGGCGGCAAGGCCCCCAACTACAGCGCTGCCGACGTGAATGCTGCCTGCCAGCTGCTGGCGAAGAACGGCCTGCGCGAACAGGTGATGATCGACTTCTCGCACGCCAACAGCAGCAAGCAGCATCGTCGCCAGATCGATGTGGCCCAGGACGTGGCCGGCCAGATCGCCGCAGGCGATGCCCGCATCACCGGCGTGATGATCGAGAGCCACCTGAACGAAGGCCGGCAGGACATTGTGCCCGGCCAGCCGCTGCAATACGGCGTTTCCGTCACCGACGCCTGCCTGAGCATGGAACAGACCATTCCCGTGCTGCAGACACTGGCGCAGGCGGTGCGCAAGCGGCGCCAGACACAGGGACGGTAA
- the serS gene encoding serine--tRNA ligase — protein MIDIQTLRRDAAQVESRLKTRGFVFDRAGYEALEARRKALQTRAEALQAQRNALSKQIGQAKGKGEDASALLAEVNAVTQEQAGIPAELESVQASLDALLASLPNLPHESVPVGRSEADNVEVRRWGTPATFDFAVKDHLDVGEPLGLDAAAGAKLSGARFTVMRGGVARLHRALAQFMLDMHTTRHGYTECYTPYLVNASALFGTGQLPKFEEDLFRVQKLGDQGPAAGTEAGQEASGQAVPATMYLIPTSEVSLTNLVAGEILPGEALPLRLTAHTPCFRSEAGSYGRDTRGMIRQHQFDKVEMVQVTRPEDSYATLESMVGHAEAILQALELPYRVVALCTGDMGFSAAKTYDLEVWLPGQSAYREISSISNTEAFQARRMQARFRPADAEGKGGKGKAKPEHVHTLNGSGLAVGRTLVAVLENHQQADGSVRIPKALQPYMGGVEVLKP, from the coding sequence ATGATCGATATTCAAACATTGCGCCGAGACGCCGCACAAGTGGAAAGTCGTCTCAAGACCCGCGGGTTCGTCTTTGACCGCGCCGGCTACGAGGCCCTGGAGGCCCGTCGCAAGGCGCTGCAGACGCGTGCCGAGGCGCTGCAGGCGCAGCGCAATGCGCTGTCCAAGCAGATTGGCCAGGCCAAGGGCAAGGGTGAGGATGCCAGCGCACTGCTGGCCGAGGTCAACGCCGTGACGCAGGAGCAGGCCGGCATTCCGGCCGAGCTGGAGTCGGTGCAGGCATCGCTGGATGCGCTGCTGGCCAGCCTGCCCAACCTGCCGCACGAGTCGGTGCCGGTGGGCCGCAGCGAGGCCGACAACGTGGAGGTGCGCCGCTGGGGCACGCCGGCCACCTTCGACTTCGCGGTGAAGGACCATCTGGACGTGGGCGAGCCGCTGGGGCTGGACGCAGCCGCAGGGGCCAAGCTCTCGGGCGCACGGTTCACCGTGATGCGCGGCGGCGTGGCGCGCCTGCATCGGGCGCTGGCCCAGTTCATGCTGGACATGCACACCACGCGGCATGGCTATACCGAGTGCTACACGCCGTATCTGGTGAATGCTTCCGCACTGTTCGGCACCGGGCAGCTGCCCAAGTTCGAGGAAGACCTGTTCCGGGTGCAGAAACTGGGTGACCAGGGACCGGCGGCCGGGACGGAGGCCGGGCAGGAGGCTTCGGGTCAGGCGGTGCCGGCCACGATGTACCTGATTCCGACCAGCGAGGTGTCGCTGACGAACCTGGTGGCGGGTGAGATCCTGCCGGGCGAGGCGCTGCCGCTGCGGCTGACGGCGCATACGCCGTGCTTCCGCTCCGAGGCGGGCTCGTATGGCCGTGACACGCGCGGGATGATCCGCCAGCACCAGTTCGACAAGGTGGAAATGGTGCAGGTGACACGCCCCGAGGACTCCTACGCGACGCTGGAATCGATGGTGGGCCATGCCGAAGCCATCCTGCAGGCGCTGGAGCTGCCGTATCGGGTGGTGGCCCTGTGCACGGGTGACATGGGCTTTTCGGCCGCCAAGACCTATGACCTGGAGGTGTGGCTGCCGGGGCAGTCGGCCTATCGGGAGATCTCGTCCATTTCCAACACCGAGGCCTTCCAGGCCCGGCGGATGCAGGCGCGCTTCCGCCCAGCCGATGCCGAAGGCAAGGGCGGCAAGGGCAAGGCGAAGCCTGAGCATGTGCACACGCTGAACGGCTCCGGCCTGGCCGTGGGCCGCACGCTGGTGGCCGTGCTGGAAAACCACCAGCAGGCCGATGGCTCGGTGCGCATTCCGAAGGCGCTGCAGCCCTACATGGGCGGGGTGGAAGTGCTGAAGCCCTGA
- a CDS encoding addiction module antidote protein, whose protein sequence is MPPAKGMSELARQTGLSCEQLYRSFSEEGNPTLRTPLAVMKALGVEMSARPAGVRK, encoded by the coding sequence GTGCCGCCCGCCAAGGGCATGAGCGAGCTGGCGCGCCAGACCGGGCTGTCATGTGAGCAGCTCTATCGCTCCTTCAGCGAGGAAGGCAACCCTACGTTGCGCACCCCGCTGGCAGTGATGAAAGCGCTTGGTGTGGAAATGTCGGCGCGACCGGCCGGTGTGCGCAAGTAA